The following are encoded together in the Halopseudomonas salegens genome:
- a CDS encoding GntP family permease, translating into MLGNLGLLAGLALLIFMALRGVNIFFASIFAALVVAVTNGLFIPTALLDHYASGQLGAFSFAGRFFLLFLCGAIFGKAMATSQAAKSIAMAITNTLGVKRTLLVGMLVCALLTYGGVVVFVVVFTMYPLGITLMREANLPKRLWAAATSVGAGTFTMTALPGTPSIHNVISASSLGTDLFAGGWIGIFAALIMGGLGMWYVERGWTKARSTGEGFVENAQDRRMEQLIGDPEDCPPWFLAMVPMVVVLGTIMLPRLILGMADWSESTSAMAGILAFSQSQPIVWPSMALILGSLTCVVLFRSMRRQVMSVFGQGAEDSVMPLFNTAAVIGFGGVVTQTAGFAAFAEWIIGANLPPLLSVFASASVVSAIVGSSSGGLQIFMQTLAPTYLEMGVQPEILHRIAAIASGGLDSLPHCGAVIATFMIMGLTHKEAYKDMFVVTVAIPVIACLASIGLLMALGIGVVPPAG; encoded by the coding sequence ATGTTGGGAAATCTGGGCTTGCTGGCGGGGCTGGCATTGCTGATCTTCATGGCGCTGCGTGGCGTCAATATCTTCTTTGCCTCCATTTTTGCCGCTCTGGTAGTTGCCGTAACCAATGGCCTGTTCATTCCCACTGCATTGCTGGATCACTATGCCAGTGGTCAACTGGGTGCTTTCAGCTTTGCTGGTCGTTTCTTCCTGCTGTTCCTGTGTGGCGCAATCTTTGGTAAAGCCATGGCGACCAGCCAGGCCGCCAAGAGCATTGCCATGGCTATCACCAATACCCTTGGAGTCAAACGTACCCTGCTGGTCGGTATGCTGGTCTGTGCCTTGCTGACCTATGGCGGGGTAGTGGTCTTCGTGGTGGTCTTCACCATGTACCCTCTGGGTATTACCCTGATGCGTGAAGCCAATCTGCCCAAGCGTCTCTGGGCGGCGGCTACCTCGGTGGGTGCCGGCACCTTTACCATGACAGCGTTGCCGGGCACGCCTTCGATTCACAACGTGATATCCGCCAGTTCTCTGGGAACCGATCTGTTCGCCGGTGGCTGGATCGGCATCTTTGCTGCTCTGATCATGGGTGGCCTGGGGATGTGGTACGTCGAGCGTGGCTGGACCAAGGCCCGCAGCACGGGCGAAGGCTTTGTCGAGAATGCGCAGGACCGACGCATGGAGCAACTGATCGGCGATCCCGAAGACTGCCCGCCCTGGTTTCTGGCGATGGTGCCGATGGTCGTGGTCCTGGGAACCATCATGCTGCCGCGTCTGATTCTGGGTATGGCTGACTGGTCAGAAAGCACCAGCGCTATGGCAGGTATCCTGGCCTTCAGTCAGTCGCAGCCGATCGTTTGGCCAAGCATGGCGTTGATTCTGGGGTCGCTGACCTGTGTTGTGCTGTTCCGCAGCATGCGTCGCCAGGTCATGTCGGTATTCGGCCAGGGTGCAGAGGATTCGGTGATGCCGCTATTCAACACCGCTGCCGTTATCGGTTTTGGCGGTGTGGTTACCCAAACAGCCGGTTTTGCGGCTTTTGCTGAATGGATCATCGGTGCCAATCTGCCACCGTTGCTGTCGGTGTTTGCCTCGGCCAGTGTGGTGTCGGCAATCGTTGGTTCATCCTCTGGTGGCCTGCAGATCTTCATGCAGACACTGGCGCCTACCTATCTTGAGATGGGCGTACAGCCGGAAATTCTGCACCGTATCGCTGCCATTGCTTCCGGCGGTCTTGATTCGTTGCCGCATTGCGGTGCGGTTATTGCCACCTTCATGATCATGGGGCTGACGCACAAGGAAGCCTACAAGGATATGTTCGTGGTTACCGTGGCGATTCCGGTTATCGCCTGTCTGGCTTCCATCGGGTTGCTGATGGCACTCGGTATAGGTGTGGTTCCTCCTGCGGGTTGA
- a CDS encoding Lpp/OprI family alanine-zipper lipoprotein → MNTIALKVSAVALGALLAVGCANTGQQEMSSRISAAESAAQRAQQTADQANRKADEALAAAQRAQQSADEANQRAVRMLEQSSRK, encoded by the coding sequence ATGAATACCATTGCACTGAAAGTATCTGCAGTTGCCCTGGGCGCTCTTCTGGCCGTTGGCTGTGCCAATACCGGTCAGCAAGAAATGAGTTCACGCATTTCTGCTGCTGAAAGCGCTGCCCAGCGTGCCCAGCAAACCGCTGATCAGGCCAACCGCAAGGCAGATGAAGCTCTGGCCGCGGCCCAGCGCGCTCAGCAGTCAGCTGATGAAGCCAACCAGCGCGCAGTTCGCATGCTGGAGCAAAGCAGCCGCAAATAA